Sequence from the Euzebya rosea genome:
TCGGTGCGGGCCTGCTCGGTGCGGGCCTGCTCGGTGGCGTCCGGCTCGGGGTCCGCGTGCACGGCGCCGTCGCCCCGATCCAGGGGTTCGAGCACCGCGGGTTCCTCCCTGGCCAGTCGTCGGTCCTCCAGCACCATCAGCACCGCGACGAGCAGGGCCCCGACCGTGATGCCGATGTCGGCGACGTTGAACACCGGGAAGTTCTGCAGCGGCGCGAAGTCGAGGTCGAGCATGTCGACCACGGCCCCGTCCCGGAAGATGCGGTCGGCACCGTTGCCGATGGCCCCGCCGACGACCAGCCCGTAGGCGGTCGCCAGGCCCAGCGACCTGGTCTGGGGCAGCGCCCTGATGACCAGCACGGTGACCACGACGGCGACCAGGACGAAGACCCACGGCAGGCGCAGCGGCAGCGAGAAGGCGCCGCCGGTGTTGCGGATCACCCGCAGCACGAGCGGGCCGAGGTCGTTGGGCACCTGCCCCTCGAGGCTGCGGACCGCAGCGATCTTGGTGGCCTGGTCGAGGACGATCCAGACGACGGCCACCACGAGGGTGGTGGCGTACACGAGCTTCGAGCGATCTTGTTCAGGCATGGGTGACTGCCGAGTGTGCCATGTTGGTGGGTCGCGGCTCGGGTGGCCCGCGCGTACCCGTCAGGTGGCGGCCCGATCGCCCGCCGAATCGTCGAACCAGTCACGGATGGCCCGGCACGCCGCGTCCGGTGCGTCGTCCTGCCAGTAGTGGTTGGCCCCCTCCAGCAGGACGGTGCGGTGGTCGGCGAAGGTCGCCTCCATCCGGCGCAGCACCGGCGTGCCGAACGCGGGATCCCTGGTGGCCCACAGCAGCAGGGCCGGCAGGTCGGTCAGGCCGGTGGCCATCGTGTCGTAGCGCGTCTGGGCGAGGAACGGCCGCGCCCCGGTGATCCGCTCCGGGAAGACGTGGGTGGGCTCTCGTGATGCCGGAGTGGGGTAGGGACCCCGCCACATGGCCATCTCGGCCTCCCCGGGACGACGGAGGCTGTGCGCCCGGGGGATGACCTGCTCCACGAAGGCGTTCAGGCGCTTGTGGGCGAACGTGCCGATCGGCCCGCCCATCAGCCACGAGAAGGCGGAGAACTGCACGTCGTCGACCGGCCAGCACCACGTGTTGCCGATCACGAACCGGCTGTAGCGGTCGGGATCGGCGGCCGCGGCCGCCAGGCCGATCGGGCCTCCCCAGTCCTGCAGGACCATGGTCACGTCGGTGAGGTCGAGGCCGCGGACGAGGCCGGCGACGATCCGGGCGTGCTCCTCGGGCCCGAAGGCGTATCCCCGGCGAGCGCTCGACAACCCCATGCCCGGGTAGTCGGGGGCGACGCACCGGTAGTCGCTGGACAGGTCGGCGATCATGTCGCGGTACAGGAACGACCAGGTCGGGTTGCCGTGCAGCATCAGCAGCGTCGGCCCCTCGCCCTCGTCGAGGTAGTGCACCGAGCAGTCGTCGACGTCGAGGAAGTGGCTCTCGAAGGGGTACAGCGTGTCGTCGACCCAGCTGGGCCGCTCACCGGGGGTCGGGTTCATCGGCGCATCGTCCCACGCCACCGGCCCGTCCGGCCACCCCTCCCGGGCCCACGCGTGTCGGGCGATCACGACCGGCGGCCCGATACCCGACACGCGCCCGAGCGGTGACGGGCGGCGGTTCGGGGGACGGGTGATCACGGCCGGCGGCCCGGTCGGGTGCGTCGGCCGGTCACCTCGTCGGACGGTCCATCGCGGCTACGCTCTGCTCCCGCACGACGCACGTCCCCGCGAGAAAGCCGAGCAGTGTTCTCCCCCGTCGACCAGCAGCCCGACTTCCCGGGCATGGAAACCGCAGTCCTGCAGCGGTGGAAGGACCACCGGACGTTCCGGGCGTCGCTCGACGCACGCGCCGACGGTCCGCTGTTCTCCTTCAACGAGGGTCCGCCGACCGCCAACGGTCGGCCGGGGGTCCACCACGTCGAGGCACGGGTCTTCAAGGACATCTTCCCCCGCTACCGCACGATGAAGGGGTACCGGGTCCCGCGGAAGGCCGGCTGGGACTGCCACGGGATCCCGGTGGAGCTCGAGGTCGAGAAGACGCTCGGCTTCACCCACAAGCAGGAGATCGAGGACTACGGCGTCGAGGCGTTCAACCGCCTGTGCCGCGAGTCGGTGGAGACCTACGTCGACGAATGGACGCGCCTGACCGAGCGCATCGCGTTCTGGGTCGACACCGACGACGCCTACTGGACGATGGACGCCTCCTACGTGGAGAGCGTCTGGTGGAGCCTCAAGCAGCTGTGGGACGCCGGGCTGCTGTACGAGGGGCACAAGGTCCTCCCCTACTGCGGCCGCTGCGGGACGTCGCTGTCGGACCACGAGGTCGCCCAGGGCTACGACCAGGCCGAGGATCCCTCGGTGTACGTCCGTTTCCCGCTCACCGAGGGTCCGCTGGCCGAGGCCGGTGCATCGCTGGCCGTGTGGACGACCACCCCATGGACGCTGATCTCCAACACCCTCGTCGCCGTCGGCGAGGACCTGCAGTACGTGCTGGCCCAGGCCAACGACGACGCCT
This genomic interval carries:
- the lspA gene encoding signal peptidase II, giving the protein MPEQDRSKLVYATTLVVAVVWIVLDQATKIAAVRSLEGQVPNDLGPLVLRVIRNTGGAFSLPLRLPWVFVLVAVVVTVLVIRALPQTRSLGLATAYGLVVGGAIGNGADRIFRDGAVVDMLDLDFAPLQNFPVFNVADIGITVGALLVAVLMVLEDRRLAREEPAVLEPLDRGDGAVHADPEPDATEQARTEQART
- a CDS encoding alpha/beta fold hydrolase translates to MNPTPGERPSWVDDTLYPFESHFLDVDDCSVHYLDEGEGPTLLMLHGNPTWSFLYRDMIADLSSDYRCVAPDYPGMGLSSARRGYAFGPEEHARIVAGLVRGLDLTDVTMVLQDWGGPIGLAAAAADPDRYSRFVIGNTWCWPVDDVQFSAFSWLMGGPIGTFAHKRLNAFVEQVIPRAHSLRRPGEAEMAMWRGPYPTPASREPTHVFPERITGARPFLAQTRYDTMATGLTDLPALLLWATRDPAFGTPVLRRMEATFADHRTVLLEGANHYWQDDAPDAACRAIRDWFDDSAGDRAAT